The nucleotide sequence tttttattttaatttagggAATATACATTTTACCCCCTGAAGTTTGGTGTTTTTTTTTTGCAAGTTGGGTATAAGTGAAGGGAGAAGAATGAAAATACAAGTATGAAAAGGAAATTGGACTGTTGTTGACCACAAGGGCCACGCATTTTAGGATGTATAGTGTTAGTGTTAATGTTAATAACACAAATTAACACCGTAGACACTAAAAAGATCAGGCTTAGAAATTGCACATGGAGTCCAATCTTAGAAGCTCACACCAAATATTCTTCAAATGGAGTCCTTAAGAATTACTAATTGTTAAGGTAAAACAATGATCATGAACCATAAAGCGATTAAAACATCTATAATAGATACTTGATACAGATCAatcaattataaatataaaatttaacaaGTAACGAAAACAGCATTACAAATTCTAGCAAAACACCATCAGGTATCCATCCATAAATTCATCAAATCAAAATAACAAAACTAACACACTCCTAAATAAACGCCATAACAAAATTGCTCTGATTCCATGAATCAAATCAACGGTAAGACTTCTGAAACCTGGACCGAGCACCACGGCCACCAAATTTCTTCGGTTCACATCTTCTCGGATCAGCAACAAGTAACGTCCGGTCATACCTCACCAACAGATCCTTAATCTCCTTCTTCTGTTCTTCAGCAACAAATTTCTGGTAATACGCAACGAGCGCTTTAGAAATACTTTGACGAATAGCGTAGATCTGAGACGTATGACCTCCGCCTTTAACTCTAATCCTCATGTCAACGCCGGCGAATTTTGACCGTCCGAGAAGAAGGATCGGTTCGAACACTTTGTAACGGAGGATTTCAGGCTGTATGAGTTCAATTGGAACGCCGTTGACTTTGATTAGTCCACGGCCAGCCATACAATGTGTAACTGCTACCGCTGTTTTCTTCCGGCCGAAGCATTGGACGGAGTTTGGTGGAGCTGCCGCCATGATTAGAAACCCTAGCAAAACGGAGAATGAGAAATGGCGATTGTGCAGAGTTTATAAGTTGCTGTTAGGGTTTTGGTTATTGGACTTAATTACTACAGTTGTTTAGACCCAATTTAATTTAGTACGTTTGGGCTTATTACGGCCCGTTTTAGATGAACAGTTTATATTTAAAGAACAAAATTTCAGTCCAAATATCTTTAACCAAACGAAAGCAAGGACGGAAATTGACaaaaatacactttttaaaaaatattaaaaaatacacTTTTTATAAAAAAAGGTTGGCAAAATATCACATTCATTCGACCATGATTTTAGTCGGCCACCTTTCAacttggtcgaccacctcatttttcaagggGGTCGACCAGGCTTACATTAGTGGTAGATCTAGGAGTGGTACTCACTAGTGTCACCGGTTGAAACACCAAAAAATATTTCTACCAGATGTcttatttcaatggtgtcactaaaaaaatgtacactatccagtggtgtcactagttaaaaacgtAAAAAACTTttccactacatcgcgtatttcagtggtgtcccgtgAAACCAAAGGGACTACAATAGATCCGCCCCTAGCTTACATGGGAGTCGACCAAagtttggtcgaccaccttgaaaaatgagtTGTTGTCGATCACCTTGAAAAATGAGTTTTTACATGGCAGTCGACCAAAATTTGGTCGACCAACTTGAAAAATGAGTTTTTACATGGTAGTCAACCAGGACTACATGGTAGTCGAACAAAGTTTGGTCGACCAACTTGAAAATGAGTTTTTACATGGTAGTCGACCAACCCTACATGGTAGTCGGCCAAAGTTTGGTCGATCACCTTGAAAAATGAAGTGGTCGACCAAAATTATGGTCGACTGAATGTGGTATTTTGCCAATTTTTTGTATAAAGTGTATTTTTTAAAAAACACTTCTTAAAAATGTGTATTTTTGTCAATTTctcaaataagaaaaaaaaaaaaaaaaaaaaaaatctttaaccAAACAAAATTTAAAAGGTATTCTGTAAGGATAGCTTTTTAATGGGTATAAATTAATTGTACAACATGGTTATGTGAGCTTTAAGGTATCAGCTATTTGAGCGCAAGATTTTTTTATATTTATGCACGTTAGTGACaactttaaatattattattagaaaaaatcCATGTTGGTAACTACATGAATAAAGTATGTAAACTCTTTaaactttttaataaaaaaaataaaattaaataaggCGAGATTTATCGTAGCTCCTAAGTTTATTTGTAATATTCAAAATTACTATCTCACAAGTGTCTACAATATACTCCGTAACACTTATAAAAAATCTCTAGTGTATGTTTCATTTTAGTAATTTAAGAATGcatgtagctacaaaaataaaatgtAAAGGGAAATCCGGTGAAATAAAACTATATTAGACACGTTAACTAGCTAGAGATGTATTTATTTATAGTAACTGTAAATAAGAATCATGACAAAAGCATGAATCATGACAAAAACATGAATCGTGAATAAGATAATTCTGGTAGGGTATTGTAAAGAAGGTAGGGTCGTAGGGGATAGGAGGCGTGGCCCATAAAATTTGAGTAGGTAATGAAAATTTGAAAATGAGTAATGATATATCCGATATCTTTTTTTCTCCATCAATCACAATTGTGCATTAACGGATTATACAGTACAACATGTTAATGCATACTTTATGGTGAATATAGTAAAAAGATGTTGGATATATCATTAGCCTTTGAAAATCTTTTAATTACGAAGTTTCAACATTTAAATCAATTGAATTGAAGTCCGTATAAAATAGATATGACCAAAAATGATTAACTCTTGCAGAATGTGAATTGTCAACAATTTTCGTAATCTTTTATGTATCTTTCAGtcattttcacctttttttttttaaatagaagTACGGGATCACTCAAGGAGACTTAACCACCAACGCGTTCATTTTTCACAGTTGCATAACGCATTCTTTTGCCATTTCAACCCTAAACGGCAACCATATTCGTGAACCCCTTTTGTATTAATTGAATTAAACGAGCATACGGGTTCTTTGTTCGCCCCATTACTCATTAAACTTGGATTGCTTTCTCGTTACGAAAGCATTTTTTGACTTGTGAAAAGATATTACAGTGGTCGCTCTCGAAAGGAAGACTCTGATCACTGTCCAATAGTATTATAAGATAGTGAGAAAGACTTCGGCCCAAAACCATTTAAATTCTTCGATGCGTGGTATAATGGAAAAGGTATCGAGCAGGTTATTGTTGAAGCATGGGAAAAATCTGAGTATGTCGGCACTCGCAAAGATAGATGTTTTTTAAACAAATTAAAGGGTGTCAAAACTGCACTCAGGTCGTGGAGTTCATCGAATTATGGTCAGCTAGATGGGGAGATCGAGGTACTTAAAAACGTTGCACAAAGTTTGGAATTTAAAGCTGAAACAGGCCTATTAAATAGCAGTGAATTGGAATCGTGGAACACGGCTAGGAAAGGTTGGAGCGACAAAGAGAAAATTAAAATAAGTATGTTAAAACAAAAGGCTAGGGTTAGATGAGTTCTCGAGGGGGATGAGAATACAAAATACTTTCACTCGGTTATAAGGAATAATTACAGCAGGAGCAACATTCGGGGTCTCGTTATTAATGGTTCTTGGAACGACAATCCGTCCGACATCAAGGCAAAGGCATATAATCACTTCAAAGGAGTCTTTGAGGAACCTGACATCACGAGGTCGTCAATGGAAGATCTGCAATACCCCTCAATTACCAATGAGGAAGCCGCGGCATTAGAGTGTGAATTCCTTGAGTCTGAAATATGGGAGGCTATTAATGAATGTGGGAGTTCGAAGGCACTTGGACCCGATGGGTTTAATTTTAGATTCTACAAGAAATTTTGGGATGTGATAAAGGGCGAGCTTGTCGAGGCTATTTCGTGGTTTTGGGGAAATGGGGAAATATCTAGAGGATGTAATGCCTCCTTTGTTACGTTGATACCCAAAAAGAAAGACCCGTTAGGTTTAGGGGAGTGCCGACCAATTAGCCTCATCGGTAGCTATTATAAAATTGTGGTAAAAACACTCTCAAACATATTAAGAAAGTGTaattaactagagggggtgaatagttacttaatacgtttttaccaatttttcgattgatcaccaaattcggttttactttgatcaaccaactcaactcaaacttgatgtgtgtagtgtatttgttcaaatgataaatgaagtaatgtaaagaacatagacacatggatttatagtggttcgggtggatgttaactaatccaccttaatccactccccgattacactaatcgggatttgttgcttcactaagcacttttctccaaatccagtggagatccgatttacaagtcttc is from Rutidosis leptorrhynchoides isolate AG116_Rl617_1_P2 chromosome 10, CSIRO_AGI_Rlap_v1, whole genome shotgun sequence and encodes:
- the LOC139872767 gene encoding small ribosomal subunit protein uS9-like — encoded protein: MAAAPPNSVQCFGRKKTAVAVTHCMAGRGLIKVNGVPIELIQPEILRYKVFEPILLLGRSKFAGVDMRIRVKGGGHTSQIYAIRQSISKALVAYYQKFVAEEQKKEIKDLLVRYDRTLLVADPRRCEPKKFGGRGARSRFQKSYR